In Bacteroidota bacterium, the genomic window AATTATATTTTTCTTTTTTTAGGCAAAAATTCTTTGCATAGCCATAGCTACGGAAATAATTTTTAACGACAAAAAAGGGAAATAGAAATGATTTATATCGGGTGTTTTGATGTTAATTTGGTATAAATTATGCTTTATTAAAAACTGAAAAAATCGGTGATTAATTTTAATTCTAACTTTCATATTGCTGTAAATCCACTCATATAATTTGTTTATTTTTGCACAAAAAATTATGGCAGAATACAATTAAAAATTATGACAATTGATACAATAAAAAAAGAAATAATTGATGAATTTGCAATGTTTGATGATTGGATGGATAGGTACGATTATCTTATTGAGCAAGGAAAAGAACTATCAGCTCTTGATGAAAAATATAAAACAGATGACAATCTTATCAAAGGTTGTCAATCAAGTGTGTGGCTTAGGGCTTTTTTAGTTGATGACAAAAATATTGTTTTTGAAGCAGATAGTGATGCAATTATTACTAAAGGCATGATAGCACTTTTGATTAGAGTTTTTTCAAATCAAAGTCCTGCTGAAATTGAAAAATCAGATATACTATTTCTTGATAAAATAGGTTTAAAAGAACAGCTTTCGCCAACACGCTCAAATGGATTGATGTCGATGGTAAAGAAAATGAAATTCTATGCTATTGCTTTTAATTCCAAACTTAAAAATAAATAATTTATGAATAAAAAAGAGCTTGAAAAAAAAGTTATAGAAGCATTAAAAACAGTTTTTGATCCTGAAATTCCTGTTAATGTTTACGAATTAGGACTTATCTATAAGCACGAGGTGGACGAAAATAACAACGTAAAAATTGTAATGACACTCACAGCTCCTGCCTGCCCTGTTGCCGAAGATATTATAAATGAGGTAAGAATGAAAACCGAAGGAATTGCAGAAACTAATAAAGTTGATGTTGAACTTACATTTGAACCTCAATGGGATATGTCGATGATGTCGGAAGAAGCTAAATTGGAATTGGGCTTGTCCTGATAAATCGGATTAACACAAAAATGTCAGTTTGCGTTTATCCTAAGCAAACAAAAATCTCAACAACTTGGTTCTATTACACTTAGCATATCTTCGACAGACGAAGTCTCTGTGGCTTTAATATTTTTTCACTCACACAAATCAACATAGAACCAACAACTTTATGTTTTTAGCCTTCAAAACAGCTATTATTCTTCGGGAGGGGGTGTTTCTTTAACTTTCATTCTCACAAAGTTTATCCCAAATTGGAAATTTATTGTGTGTGCATCAAGAGGATAAAAATAACTTAATACATCATCAGAAAGAAAATAAAGATTAAACATTCCTATTTTCAATGATAATCCTGCACCTAATTTGTTGTAATTTCTATTTGTAAATGAATAACTTAAGCCAACATTAAGAATGTCTCCAAACTTTTTATTGTAAAGGAGTGATAGCTGTGTGTAATCTTTATACTTGTTAAATTTCTGATAAAATGCCAGACCAAATTTATTGTTTTTATTAAGGTTATAAGAAGCAGTAAGATATAATTTCGGATTAATGCCTGTTGAATAATATTCCTCTGTTTCGTTGGGTTCAAATATTGAAGTTATAGAATCAGCAAATATATTTATTGAACTGTCTGTTGGTGGAAAAGCCATGGTGCTATCTATTTTAAAACCTTCAAAAGTAAAGGAAGCATTTTCACTTGAATAATTTTTTACATCGCTTTTCCATCTTATAGTTCCTAAATCTAAAGCATTGAGAGAAAAATTTATTTTTTCTGTCATATTAAATTTAACACCAAGGTCAACACCAAAGCCGGGATTATGAAAATTAAAGATATAATTACTCGGATAAAAATTATCAAAACCATTAGTATCAAGAGGTTGAGATATATTTACTCGATAATCTGCCCTGCCTGTTAGCCAATATGTGGTAGTATCGGTTTTTAATGTTATTGTATTTTTTTCAAAAGAAACATTTGATAATCCTTGAATATATTTAAGCCTTGCTCCAAAAACGAATTTTTCAAAGAAAATACGTGTAGCACTTAAACCTACTTCGTTGTATTGCACAAAGTCAATACCTGAGCCTGAAAAAACGGCATTTTTCCCAATAAACTCACTATTACCTCTCCATCCGAGAATTAAAAAATCTTTAGGATACCTTGCTTCAACAATCGTTTTGTTTTTTATTGTAAAAGAATAAAATATGTCTTTACTTTTCCATGATGATGAAATTATTTCAATATCTGTTTCTAATGAAATTGTACTAATATTATTTAAATTATTCAAAAAAATATCAGGATTCACATAAAAGGTGGAATCTCCCATTTGATGGCTTCCAATGTCATTTATTGAAAAATCGTTTTTAAAATCAATATTAAAATGAGAAATAAATGGAATACTAGCTGCATAGTTATAATCAGGAATGTAGGTTAAATCAGTGATTCCTCTTTGTGGTAAATTCTCCATAAAGTGACGAGTAACATGTTGTGAATATCCAAAATTCAAACAAAATACTCCAAGGATTGTAAAAATAATTTTATAAAACATCAACTTTCATTTTAGTTTTTAAACTTAATTTTATATCAAAAATGTAATCACTATAAATTTTTATATTAGTATTTCCTGAATTTGTTGTGGAAAGATTAGCCCTTACTCTTATTTTCCTTACCAAGCTTAGATTATCTAAACGGGCTTTATCAAATTCAATAACCGTAAGATTAACAGATGGCTCTTCAACTCTATAGTTTGCACCCACTACTCCTGAACGAAATACATAATCGTTAGTGTGAATCAAAGAGTCAAAAACATTATCAGTTGAATCGATAAAATAAAGTTGAACATCAGCTTCAACCGGAAATCCATTTATAACTAATAAATTAAAAAGCAAACTTTCAATTTGGTCAATATTTTCAATTTCAAAATCAGTGTCAAGAAATACTTCCCAATCATTAGTGTATCCATAAAGTGGTAACTCCAATTCGGTTTTTACATCAAAATGACTTGAATCGGTAGCAAAATTATTATATGTAACTCCTCCCTGATTTGACTGTAAAGTAAAATCTGAGGACATTTTTCCCGGGGCATATCTAATTAAATCTTGAATATTTGAATTTGTTTTATTCATATAAATCCCTGTTTTTGCAATCTTTCCCGGGTTTGAAATAGAAGGATAATTTATGTAAACAGGATTATCAACAGCAGATCCTGTAAGAGTAGCAACTCCCTGTGTTTCTGAATATGATTTTATAACAGGGTTTTTTAAAGTAATTGGTATCCCAACAGTATTATAAACATAAATATTATAATGCGGATTCTCAAAATGTATTTCACCAACTTCAGTACTTTCAAATAAATTAATATGTGTTGTGTCTGAATGATAATTAAATTTATGTTGTCCTAAATATCCTTGAATATAACTAAAATCTACATCTTTAAATTTTATTTCTACTTTTACTCTATCGTTTTTATGTACAAAATTAGAAGTACCGAACATTAAAATATTATAGTGAACTTTAAAAGCATTGAAAGTGGTATTTTGTTTGGTAAGATCAAGAGAAAAACTGTCAAGGTCAATTTGCTTATTTACTGTTACTTTTCCTTGTCCATTATAAGTAAATAGTATTAATTCAAAAAAAGGGTCTCCATTTACTCTTTTTAAAGAAGGTATTTCAACACGTATTTCACCTGACCGTGCAAAAGTAGATTCAATATCTATTTCTAAAATTCCATCTTTAAAAATAATTTTTTTTATTTCTTCATTATTATTAAAAGAATAATCGTGTGTCATTGTTGAATCAAACTCAATATCCTTAAGAAGTAAAATACTATCCAGTCCGCTTGTGTGATAATTAAAAGGACCTGTTGAAAAATTTTGATTAGGGATATTAATATAATCTTTTGCATAAGCAGAATATGAACTGCCCTTATATATCAGTGAAACCATATTATCATTACCTACATGATACAAACTATCATAATTTACACCTTTTACAAAATCAAAGATTGAAAGTTCAGCATGTATCAAGGGTACTGCAATTTCGGGTTTCCAATCTCCCATTTTAATATTTCTAATATTCTCAAAATCTTTGATATCGTCAATGCAAGATTGAAAAAATAAAAGCATCGGGAAAATAATTGCAAATAATAATAGAATCTTAAATTTTAGTCTTTTCACAATTTCCATTTTTATTGTTTTATTTCAAAATTATTGATATTAACATGTCATTATATCCAAAAATAAATACTTAATTTTGAAAACTGAAAGAAATAAGTGTAACTTGTTTAAAATCAAATATAACTCTTTTTTTACAAATCAAATCAATTTTATGAAAAAAATTTTAATAAGCATAAATGTAATACTTTTTTTATCTTTTATTACTGCAACTTTGTATGCACAAACAATTGATATTTCTGTTGCAAGAACAAAAGCTTCGGGTACAACTGTTACAATTGAGGGAATTATTACGAATGGTTCTGAATTTGGTACAATAAGATATATTCAGGATAATACTGCTGCGATTGCTGTTTACGATTATAATTTCTCTTCTGTAAAAAGAGGCGACAAAGTAAAGTTAACAGGTAAAATTACAGAATACAATAACCTTATTGAAATAACTAATGTTTCAAGCCACACAATTATAAGTTCAAATAATAATTTACCAAGCCCTGCCGAATTAAGTTTTTCAACAGGTTTTTCTGAGAATTATGAAGGACAGTTAGTAAAATTTACAAATGTTACTTTTTCTCAAACAGGAACTTTTGCAGGGAATCAAAATTATGATATTTTACAAAACTCAAATTCTGAAAAAGCAAGAATAAACGACAACACAAATATTGTTGGCTCCCAGATTCCAACAAAATCAATTACCCTTATTGGAATTATGAGTCAATACAAAAGCACTTATCAATTACTTCCCCGTGATTTATCAGATCTTGGATTTATGAATTCCATATTGACAGCAACAGAAATTAATACTACTGACATTACAATAAATTTTAAAACACAATATTCGGGAAGTACAATTTTGCAATACGGAATTACTAAAAATCTTGAACTAGGAGAAATTAGTGATAACAGTTCTGTAACTGATCACACCTTAAAAATCACCGGACTTCAACCTGCTACTTTTTATTATGTTAAAGCATTATCCATTAACGCAAGTAGTGATACTGTAATATCCGGAATTGCTTATTTTTCAACTGCTTCATTATCATCCGGAGAAATAAAAGTTTACTTTAACAATAGCGTTGACAACACATATTCCCAAGGTGAAAATGCAGTTTTTTTAAATCGTACATTTGATGATACTTTAGCTGCATACATCAACAGAGCCAAAGAAACTATCGACCTTGCAGTTTATAATCTAAATAATCAAGGATTCTCTGTTAATCTTTCTACAGCATTAAACAATGCTGCTAATAGAGGCGTCCGAGTGCGTGTAATAGGAGGTGGGAGTACTGCAAATCTTGGGTTTAACGATTTTTCAACAGACATTAATAAAATTAAATCACCTCAAGGAATCAACTATAAAATAATGCATAACAAATTTTTTGTTTTTGATGCAAATTCTTCAAATCCCGATGAAGCTATTGTATGTACAGGGTCAACAAACTTAACAGATGGTCAGATTCATTCCGACCCCAATAATATCATCATCATCAATGATCAAGCACTGGCAAAAGCTTACGTTATAGAATTTGAAGAAATGTGGGGTTCATCAACTTCACATCCTTCTTCTATGAAAGCGAAATTCGGTAAGTTTAAAAGCGATAATACTCCACATTTTTTCAATGTTGGTGGAAAATATATAGAATTATATTTCAGTCCTTCTGATAATGTGAACAATAAAATTATTGATGCTATAAATACTGCTGATGCAAGCATTTATTTTGCAACATTTGCCTTTACACGTAAAGTAATTGCTTACCCGATTGTTGACAGATTTAATGACGGAGTTTACGTGGCAGGTATTTTTGATGACATTGGTGGTTATAACAAAGATGCTTATGATGTGCTTCATGATGCAATAGGTTCTGACATAATTGAATATACTGGAAACGGAATTTTTCATCACAAATATGCAATAATTGACCATGCAATAACAGCACAGGATATTGACCCAATAATTATCACAGGTTCTCATAACTGGAGTAGCTCGGCAAATACCTCCAATGATGAAAATACTTTAATAATTCATGACGGATTAACAGCAAGTGTATATTTTCAGGAGTGGGCACAACGATTCAAAGATGAAGGAGGAAGCGTTTTTGTTGGTATGAAAGAAAATGAAAAATTAGTTAATGAAAAAACTAATCTTTCTTCATTTATTATTAATAATCAGCTCAATGTAAATATTAATTCAGAATCCAAAAATAATTCAATGATTCTTTTATATAATATTAATGGTAAACTTATTTTTAGTAAAAATGTTAATGTTGATAAAGGAAACAATAATTTTAGTTTCAATTTAAATAAATTGACAAGAAGCTTTTACATAATTAAATTCATTAATTCTGAAGTGAATATTTCTCAGAAATTAATTAAATAACTAATTCGGCATTAAAAACTACACTAAAATATTTTTTTAATTTTTCTTTTACTTCTTCCAAATTTATTTCTTTTTCAAGTTCTTTTTTTAAAGAAGTAACTTCCCTGCTTTTTATTCCGCAAGGAACAATTGTGTCAAAAAAACCTAAATCGGTATTAATATTAAATGCAAATCCGTGCATGCTAACCCACCTACTTGCTTTTACTCCAATAGCACAAATTTTTCTTGCAGTTAGTTTGTTGTCAGCATCCAACCAAACGCCAGTCATTCCATTTGCTCTGTTAGCTTCAAGCTTATAATCGTTTAAAGTTCTGATAATAACTTCCTCCAGCAAGTAAATATATTTCTTCAAAGTAATTTTAAAATTATTAAGGTCAAAAATAGGATAAGCTACAATTTGTCCGGGACCATGGTAGGTGATATCACCACCGCGATTTGTTTTATAAAATTCTATATTTTTGTTTTTAAGTTGTTGTTCTGTAAATAATAAATTTTTTATATCTCCACTTTTACCTAATGTTATTACATGATTGTGAACACAAAATAACAAATGATTTTTTGTTACAAGCTGTTCTATTTCTTGGATCTTTCTGTTTTTTATTTTTGTTTCAACAGTATTATTAAAAAGTTCTTCTTGAATTTTAAATGCTTTTTTGTAGGAAATTCTACCTAAGTCTCTATAATAAATTTCTGTCATTATCTATTTCACAAATTAAGGGAGGTTCTATAAATACATTTTTTTTAAGAAACAAAGATAATGAATAAGATGCAAGGCACAAATTTTTCTGAGTATTGGAGAGTTAAGAAATGCTGATAATAACTTTCCACCCGAAATAACATTTGTTGAATTAATGTTAATAAATAATGGATATTAATAATGTTTCAAAAGAAAGTTTGACTATTTTTGTCAAAAATAAATATTCAAAATGCAGGACATAGGTGAACTAATACGAACATTGCGAAGTAAGGATGGTTATCCGCTAAGAAAAGTTGCAGCATTCCTGGACATTGATCAAGCAGTGTTAAGTAAAATAGAGCGTGGAAAAAGAAAATTAAGCAAAGAACAGGTAATAAAACTTGCTGATTTTTATAATTACAGCGAAAAAGAAATGTTGGTTACTTTTTTTAGCGACCAAATAATATATGAGATTGGCGATGAAAAATATGCAAAGGACGCATTAAAAGTCGCTGAGGAGAAAATTGAATATAAAGTATTTAAGGCATTGGATAGAAATAAAATCATAAAACAAATTAAAAATAAATTAAACCAATTTTCAAAAGTCAGTAGTGCATGGATATACGGTTCTTTTTCTCGACAAGATGATATGCCGAAAAGTGATATTGATATTGCGATAAAAACAGATGAAGGTTTTAGTTATTTTGACCTCGCTGAAATACAATATCAATTGGAAAAAGAAGTGAATAGAAAAATTGATATAGGTTTTATTAGCTCTTTTAAACCGCACATTTTAAAAAATGTTAAACCGGATTTAAAACTTATTTATGAAAGATTATAGAAAAGACAGCTACGAAAGATTGATTCATATACAAAAAGCAATTAATGAAATTGAAACATTTACACTTAAAGTCAGTAAAAATGATTTTTTAAATGATAATTTTCTTTCTAGTGCTGTTTTGTTTCAGTTTAGCGTAATTGGAGAAGCTGTAGTTCATATAGAAGCAGTTTTATTAGATAAATATGAATATCCATGGTATAAAGTCAGGGCATTTAGAAATTTAATATCACATCAGTACTTTAATATTAAGTTAGAAGCTGTTTGGGATATTATAAAAAACGATTTATCCAAATTAAAACAAATTGTTGAAACAATTTTAAGAAATGAATTTTAAAGCGACCAAATAATATATGAAATAGGCAACGAAGATTATGCAAAAGAAGCATTGAAAGTTGCAGAGGAAAAAAATGAATATTTAAAAAGAAAACGATAATGGGGAAAGCAAGAAATATAAAACGAGCCAAAATGCTAAGGCAAAGAAAAAAGGATAGAGAAAATGAGAAGGTTTCGGAGTTAAATAATGGTGTTCATGGATTATCCTCAATTAAAAAGAGATTAGATAAAGAATTAAACACAGATGTGAAATTTAATTACAAAAATAACCTAAATGGCAGAAAAATTTCTGATGTTGTGTCTGAAATGATACAGCCTTTAATGGAAGAAGCAAGGACTTTTAAAGAAGAACAAAACATTGTTGGGCTTGGAGTTATGGCATGGAATTTAGGAGTGATAAAGAAAAAAAATGGGGAGAAAGAGATGCAAAAAGCACTTAAAGGCTTTGGTATGAAGCTTCCAAAAGAAATAAAAAGCATATTACTTGAATATAGTGAAGTAAAATGTGAAAATTACAGCGAATACAATGAGTTCATTCTTGATTATGAGTTAACAAGATTAAATTCACATCAAAACAATTTGACTGTATCTTATAAATCGGTAAATGAATAAAATATAGATATTATGCCAACACTAAATTTCAAAGGAAAATCATTTGTGCATAACCACCATTTGGTGCCAAAAAAAGATAAAAGCTTAACAGGCAAAAAATTTATAATTTAAATAAATGATTTTTTTCTAAAACTATAAATATTTTTTTATCTTTGTAACTAAATTTTAATTCATAAAATAAATAATATGGCAGGCATAAATAAAGTAATTTTAATAGGGAATCTTGGAGCAGATCCTGAAGTTCGCAGATTTGCAGAAGATACAGCAGTAGCAAATTTTAATATTGCTACAACAGAAAATTATAAAGATAAAAGTGGCGAATGGCAGGAAAAAACTGAATGGCATCGTATTGTAGTTTGGCGATTTCTTGCAGAAAGAGCTGAAAAATATCTTAAAAAAGGCATGAAAGTGTATATTGAAGGTAAACTTCAAACAAGGTCATGGGATGACAAAGATGGCAACAAAAAATATACTACAGAAGTAGTGGCACAAAACTTTCAAATGCTGGATAAAATTGAAAAAAAATCTGACTCGAGTTATGGCAGTCCACCACCACCATCTCCTGAAAATGCTCCAGAACAAGACGGAGCAGATGATTTGCCATTTTAATAAATTAAAATAGATATCAGAAATTGGAAATTGAACCCTTAGATCCTGACCCCTTTTTGTGTTTTTCTTCCTTTGTTTTATCAATAATAAAGGAACCATTATTATTTGATTTTTTTCTGCTTATTGCTGTACATTTAATTTTGCTTTTGTTCTCAGCATTTATTTCAGGTTCGGAAATAGCTTATTTTTCTCTCTCAGCAAAGGACATCACATTTTTTAAACACTCAAAAAAAGTTTCTGAAAGAAATATTTTTACTCTTTTGGATAAACCAAAAAAACTTTTAGCAACAATTTTAATTGTTAATAATCTGATTAATATTTCTTTAATAATCCTATTTACATTAACAATAAACAAATATTTTGATTTTTCAAATTACAATAAAACACTGACATTTGTTTTTGAAATAGGACTAATTACATTGCTTCTAGTTCTTTTTGGTGAACTAATTCCTAAAATATATGCAAACCAAAATAATAAACGATTTGCAAAATTTATGTCATTTCCACTTTTAGGCTTAACACCTATTTTTCATCCTTTTTCATTTTTATTAGTTAAGGGTACAAATGTTATTGAAAAACGTATTAAGAAAAAAGAATATTCTATTACTGCGGAAGAGTTTAATCAAGCTATTGATATTACCGCAATTAAAGAGAATAATCCCGATAATAAAATGATTCTTAAACGATTGGTAAATTTTAGCAACGTTTATGTTAAACAAATAATGATTTCACGAGTTGATGTTGTGGCTTATGATAGAGAAACGACATTCAACTATATTCTTGAAAAAATAAAAAATGATAAATATTCCCGAGTACCTGTTTACAAAGATAATCCGGATAATATTAAAGGGATATTGTACATCAAAGATTTGCTTCCTTTTTTTGAAAAAGACAATAATTTTCAATGGCAAAAACTTTTGAGAAAACCATTTTTTATCCCCGAAAACAAAAAAATTGATGACTTATTAAAAGAATTTCAAAATAAAAAAGTTCACCTTGCAATTGTTGTTGACGAATATGGGGGATTTTCGGGAATCATTACTCTTGATGATATTTTGGAAGAAATTATTGGAGATATTACTGATGAACTTGGTGATAGTATTGAGGATTTTTACTCAAAAATAGATGATAAAACACTTATTTTTAATGCTAAAACACCAATAACTGACTTTGTGAAAATATTAAACCTACCCGATAATTATTTTGACAAACAAAAAGGTGATTCAGAAACCCTTGCAGGATTAGTAATAGAAATACTTGGGAAAATTCCGAGTGAAGGCGAAAATATTAAAATTGCCAATTTATTATTTGTGATAAATGCTGTTGACAATAAAAAAATTGATAAAATAAAAGTGATTTTAAAGTAATAATTTTTCAATTTTTTCAAAAAGATTATCAATAAAAATTAAAGTCTGAATTTTATAGCTTGCACGTAATTTATTAATTTTATTGTTCTTCTTGCACAAAAGATTATCGGCAATAGCCTCTTCTGCATTTGTCAACCATGAGTCTTTGCTATCAGGCATAGGTCGGTAATATATTTGATGCACAGTACATTCAATAACATTTCCCGTTTTCACAATTTCTAAAGTATAAAACATTTGCACAGGAAATTTCTTCCTACGCTTACCAACTTTAATAACTGTTTTGCAATTTGCTTTTATTGAAATTTCAGATTCATAAACGATAATATTCTCAGAATTTTTAAGCCAATTGATTATTTTATCTTTGTTAAATATGCTAATTCTGATTTCTTTTCTAAATTCAATTTCCAATGATGAAGAATTTATCTTTAATGGAACAGCCAAAAGAGAATCCGTGTTTTGAGCAATTCCGTTAAAAAATGAGACTAAAAACATCAAGGTTATTACTTTTTTCAATTTGTTTTGTTTTTATTAATTCGTAATCAAAATGTATATGTTTAGGGGACTTCTAATAATTTCACTAAATTTGCAACTTCAAATTTAAATATTTTATAATGATACTTCATGAAATTACTTCTTTTTTAGAAAGCATTGCACCTCTTTCGTTACAAGAAGATTATGACAACTCAGGACTGATTGTAGGAGATACAAAAAAAGTTATTAATTCCGTTTTAATTTGCCTTGATGTTACCGAAGATGTTGTTGATGAAGCAATAAAGAACAAACATGACCTTATAATTTCCCATCATCCGATTATTTTTAAAGGATTAAAAAAAATAGAAGGTAAAAATTATGTTGAAAGGATAATAATTAGTGCAATAAAAAATGATATTGCAATTTATGCTATTCATACAAATTTTGACAACATTCTTTCAGGAGTTAACAAAACGATTTCTGAAAAGCTCAATTTAAAAAATATAAAATTACTTAAACCCAAAGCTCAACAACATAAAAAACTCATAGTTTACTGTCCCGATATAAAACTTTCAAATGGGAATTATGTTCCAGGAATAATCAGAAATGCACTTTTTAAAGCAGGTGCAGGCTTTATTGGCAATTATGATAGTTGCTCTTTTAATACAGATGGATTAGGTACTTACAGGGGACTTGAAGGTACAAAACCATTATTGGGTGAGCAAGGAAAAAGAAGTGTTCAAAAAGAAGTAAAAATAGAAACGATTTTCCCTTCTCATTTGCAAGAAAAAATTATTTCAGAAATGCTAAGTGTTCATCCTTATGAAGAAGTCGCTTATGATATTTATCCTCTTGACAACAAGCATGATAATACAGGGTCAGGATTGATTGGTGAACTTAACAATGAAATGGATGAAAATGAATTTTTTTTATATTTGAAAGATGTGATGAAAACAAAAGTTATCCGTCATTCAAAATTATTAAATAAAAAAGTTAAAAGAATTGCAATTAATAGCGGTACAGGATCATTCCTTTTAAAAAATGCCATAAAAGGCAATGCTGATGTTTTTATAAGTTCCGATTTTAAGTATCATGAATTTTTTGATGCGGATGAAAAGCTTGTTATTGCTGACATTGGTCATTATGAAAGCGAGCAATTTACAATTGATCTTTTATATGAGTTATTAACAAAAAAATTCCCTACTTTTGCATTTTTAAAAACTAATGTTTTAACGAATCCAATTTATTATTTATGGTAGATAAATCAACATCAATTGAGGAGCAATTAACATCTTTATTCACATTGCAACTAATAGATTCAAAACTTGATAACTTACAAAATATCAGGGGAGAACTTCCAATGGAAGTAAATGATCTTGAAGATGAAATCGAAGGCTTAAAAACCAGAGTAGAAAACATCGACAATTCTATTGATGATTATAAAAATCAAATTGAAGAACTTAACAATAAGATCAATGATGCCAATACTCTAACACTCAAGTATGAATCGCAACAAACTCATGTAAAAAACAACAGAGAGTATGTAGCAATTTCTAAGGAAATAGAACTCCAGAAGCTTGAGAAAATGGCAGCTGAAAAAAAAATTAAAGAATATAAATCTGACATTACTGTAAAAGAGGAGCAAAAAGGAGAAACTACAAATAAGCTTGATGAAAGTGTAGCACTACTTGCAGATAAAGAAAAGGAACTTGATGAAATTATAGGTGAAACACAAAAAGAAGCTGAAAACATTAAAAATTTACGTAATGGAATAGAACCTAATGTAGAAGAAAGATTACTAAAAGCCTACAATAAAATCAGAGAAACTTACAAAAATCATCTTGCAGTAGTAA contains:
- the gldE gene encoding gliding motility-associated protein GldE, translating into MEIEPLDPDPFLCFSSFVLSIIKEPLLFDFFLLIAVHLILLLFSAFISGSEIAYFSLSAKDITFFKHSKKVSERNIFTLLDKPKKLLATILIVNNLINISLIILFTLTINKYFDFSNYNKTLTFVFEIGLITLLLVLFGELIPKIYANQNNKRFAKFMSFPLLGLTPIFHPFSFLLVKGTNVIEKRIKKKEYSITAEEFNQAIDITAIKENNPDNKMILKRLVNFSNVYVKQIMISRVDVVAYDRETTFNYILEKIKNDKYSRVPVYKDNPDNIKGILYIKDLLPFFEKDNNFQWQKLLRKPFFIPENKKIDDLLKEFQNKKVHLAIVVDEYGGFSGIITLDDILEEIIGDITDELGDSIEDFYSKIDDKTLIFNAKTPITDFVKILNLPDNYFDKQKGDSETLAGLVIEILGKIPSEGENIKIANLLFVINAVDNKKIDKIKVILK
- a CDS encoding Nif3-like dinuclear metal center hexameric protein; its protein translation is MILHEITSFLESIAPLSLQEDYDNSGLIVGDTKKVINSVLICLDVTEDVVDEAIKNKHDLIISHHPIIFKGLKKIEGKNYVERIIISAIKNDIAIYAIHTNFDNILSGVNKTISEKLNLKNIKLLKPKAQQHKKLIVYCPDIKLSNGNYVPGIIRNALFKAGAGFIGNYDSCSFNTDGLGTYRGLEGTKPLLGEQGKRSVQKEVKIETIFPSHLQEKIISEMLSVHPYEEVAYDIYPLDNKHDNTGSGLIGELNNEMDENEFFLYLKDVMKTKVIRHSKLLNKKVKRIAINSGTGSFLLKNAIKGNADVFISSDFKYHEFFDADEKLVIADIGHYESEQFTIDLLYELLTKKFPTFAFLKTNVLTNPIYYLW
- a CDS encoding C4-type zinc ribbon domain-containing protein, which produces MVDKSTSIEEQLTSLFTLQLIDSKLDNLQNIRGELPMEVNDLEDEIEGLKTRVENIDNSIDDYKNQIEELNNKINDANTLTLKYESQQTHVKNNREYVAISKEIELQKLEKMAAEKKIKEYKSDITVKEEQKGETTNKLDESVALLADKEKELDEIIGETQKEAENIKNLRNGIEPNVEERLLKAYNKIRETYKNHLAVVTIERESCGGCFSQIPPQRQLDIKLYKKIIVCENCGRVLIDHKLGDSIKEEFNK